The genomic stretch ACGGCAATGGTTATCGGTGCGGCATTTATTGAGGCATTGACCATCTATGCACTTCTGACAGTCTTTATCTTCCAGGGTAAAATCGGCGGATAGATAAGATTATAAAGGGGAGACACATTGAATCTTGAAATACAACAGATACTGACTCAGGCAATCGGTTTTCTCGTACTCCTGTTCATCCTGAAGAAGATAGCCTGGAAGCCTCTGCTCTCCCTCCTCGATGAAAGGAGGGAGAAGATATCATCTGAGTTCAGCACCATCGAGCGTACAAAGTCAGAACTCTCGAGGCTTGAACAGGATTATAAGGCGAGACTCTCAGAGATTGACGCGCAGGCCAGACAGAAGATTCAGGAGGCAATATCCGAAGGCCAGAGGATATCTATGGAACTTCAGGAAAAGGCAAGGGAAGAGTCCAAGGACATCCTTAACAAGGCAAAGGAAAATATAGATCTGGAGATTGCAAAGGCCCGTGTGGAGCTCAGAAATCAGGTCGCTACGCTGGCAATAAAGGCTGCTGAAAAGGTTATCAAAGAGGAAATGACGGAAGAACGTCAAAAGAGGCTCGTAACAGAGTTCATAGATGAGGCAGGTCAGTTAAGGTGAAAAAAGGGATCATCTCCGAGAGATATGCCAGCGCACTCCTCAATATTGCAAAAAAAAGGGGAGCAATTGAGCAGGTCTTCGACAATCTGGTATTTGTAAAACAGATGCTTTCTCAGAATGCCCCTTTAAAAATCTTCCTCGAAAGTCCTCACATTACACAGGAAGACAAGATGGCCTTCATTAAGAAGGCCTTTGGTGAGTCTCTCTCTGATACAGCCATGACATTTCTCATGTTGCTTGTAAAAAAGTACCGTCTGAAATTCCTCAGAGAGATTATAGATGAGTATGAGAGATTGTATGATATAGAGAAATCTGTGCAGAAGACAGATGTCATTACTGCATATCCTATAGATGATGTTGCTGCAGGAAAGCTGCGCACTGCAATTGAACGTGCAATGAACAAATCCGTCAAGATGTGTTTCATTGTGGACCCCAGGATACTTGGGGGGGTAATTATCAGGACACCGAATCTCATTATAGACGGCAGCATACGGCGGAAACTTACGGATATTAGTTATTCGCTGGCCTCACTGAAGGTTTAGTCATTCTGGATGAAGTTCAGAATGACAGAGTGGAACGGCAGGCAGGTGGCAGGATAATCAGTCCTGTTACGTGCTTACTGTTTACTGTATAAAGGAGAAATAGATATGGCATTAAGACCTGAAGAAGTAAGTTCAATAATTCAGATGGAGCTGGAAAAATTTCAGACGGAGCTCCATATGGAGAGCGTCGGGACAGTACTCCAGGTTGGTGACGGCATCGCAAGGATTTACGGGCTTGAGGATGCAATGGCCGGGGAACTCGTGGAATTCCCGGGCGGTGTAATGGGTATGCTCTTCAACCTTGAAGAAGACAACGTTGGTGCAATCCTGTTCGGCGAAGACGAGATGATTAAAGAGGGCGATACTGTTAAGAGAACAGGGAACATAGCCCGTGTGCCTGTTGGAGATGCAATGATAGGCCGTGTTGTTGATGCCCTCGGCAAACCAATAGATGACAAGGGCCCCATTGTTACCTCAAAATTCCGCTCGATTGAAGGAAAGGCGCCTAATGTCGTACAGAGGCAGCCTGTTAAAGAACCTGTCCAGACAGGGCTCAAGGCTATAGATGGCATGATACCAATTGGCAGGGGACAGAGAGAGCTTATCATCGGCGACAGACAGACAGGTAAGACCGCTGTTCTTCTTGACACCATAATCAATCAGAAAGGTACAGGGGTAATCTGCATCTATGTAGCTGTAGGACAGAAGGCATCAAATGTGGCAGGGGTGGTTGAAACCCTCTCCAAACACGGCGCTATGGATTATACCATAGTTGTTTCTGCAACTGCAGACAATGCGGCGTCCCTGCAGTATATAGCCCCTTATACAGGCTGCGCCATCGGCGAGGAGTTCATGTATACAGGCAGGCACGTGGTTGTCATGTACGATGATCTCTCAAAGCATGCCCAGGCATACCGCCAGTTGTCGCTCCTTCTAAGACGCCCTCCTGGAAGAGAGGCTTATCCCGGAGACGTATTTTATCTGCACTCAAGACTCCTCGAAAGGGCGGCAAAACTGAGGGACGACTTGGGCGGGGGATCACTGACAGCCCTTCCGGTCATTGAAACACAGGCAGGCGACGTGTCTGCATATATACCGACTAATGTTATCTCCATTACTGACGGCCAGATATACCTTGAACCAGACCTCTTCTATGCAGGCGTCAAACCTGCTATTAACGTAGGTCTCTCTGTCTCAAGGGTTGGTGGTAATGCCCAGACAAAGGCCATGAAGAAGGTCGCAGGAAGCCTGAGACTTAATCTTGCACAATACAGGGCGCTTGCAGCATTCGCCCAGTTCAGCTCTGACCTCGACAAGGCAACCCAGGACCAGTTGACCAGGGGTGAGAGGATGGTTGAAATACTCAAGCAGGATCAGTATGTCCCACTACCCCTTTCAAAACAGGTTATGATCATTTATGTAGGGACCAAAGGTTTCCTCGATGACATCCCGGCACAGGACGTACGTGCATTTGAAGCAGAATTTCATTCATTTATGGAAAAGGAATATCCTGACGTAGCCCATGAGATTGAAAAGACGAAGGTACTGTCAGATGATATTTGCAAGAAGATAGATTCCGCAGTGGAGAAGTTGAAGGCACGGTGGAAGAAGTAATATACGATTATGCTCACTATACGACAAATAAGAAGAAAGATAGTAGCTGCCCAGAAGACCAAGCAGATAACCCGCACCATGCAGATGGTTGCAGCATCAAGGGTCAAGAGGGCTGAAGCGCGGCTTCAGCAGGCAAAACCGTATGCAAACAAGCTTGAAGAGCTTCTTCTGAGGCTGTCGTCAACAGGTCAGTTCAGCCATCCCTTCTTTGAAACCAGGGATGTAAAGAATATTGCTCTGGTAATCATTACAGGAGACAGGGGCCTCTGCGGCTCATACAACGCAAATATAATCATGAAGGCAGAGTCCTTCCTTCGAAGTCAGGACAAGAATGTCAAGCTTTTCCTTATCGGTAAAAAAGGTTATGACTACTTCAGGAAGAGGAATTGGGAAATACTTGACAAGGTTACAAACATCAGCGGCAAACTGGATTTTAAGAGGGTTGAAGATATTACCAATCAGCTAATCGGTTATTATCTCTCAGGCACAGTTGATGAAATTCATCTGCTATATACCTCTTTCCGTTCATTAATGTCATACAAAGCGACTATTGATAAATTTCTTAAGATTGAAAACCCCGGCATTAAAGACAGCAACAAGTCAGTTCAGTATATATTTGAGCCTGATGTCAACGGGATATTTGAAAAGCTGCTGCCCAAATATGTTACCACCAAGATTTATATATCACTGGCGCAGTCATTTACATCTGAAAACGCTTCAAGGATGATGGCAATGAAACTTGCCACTGATAATGCCAATGAGATGATTGACAAGCTGACGTTGATGCGTAACAAGGCGCGTCAGGCGGCGATCACTAAAGAGATAACAGAGATAGTAACAAGCGCAGAAGCTCTGAAATAAGCAATGAGTGGATAACAATGAGCAATGAGTAGTAATAATGAAGCATAAGCAATGGCTTATGAGTAATTAGCAAGGAGGCCAGAAAAACATGAATTACGGCACAATAGTACAGGTAATAGGACCGACAGTGGATGTGCGATTCGCACAGGAGGGCCTTCCACCGATTCTTAACGCATTAAAAATCGAGGATAAGGAAAAGGGTATCAACCTGACGGTTGAGGTTGCCCAGCACGTCGGAAATGACATTGTAAGATGCATCGCCATGTCGTCAACAGACGGACTTGTAAGGGGCATGAAGGTTCTGGACACAGGGGCGCCGATATCCGTACCTGTTGACGAGCAGACCCTCGGAAGGATATTTAATCTCCTTGGCGAAACGATAGACGAAAAAGGGCCGGTAGCTCATCCTGAGAAACGCTGGCCCATACACAGGCCAAGCCCTGCATTTGAAGAGCAGGTGCCGGTTGCATCAGTGCTTGAAACAGGCATCAAGGTAATTGACCTCCTCGCCCCTTATGCAAAGGGAGGAAAAATCGGCCTCTTCGGCGGAGCAGGTGTCGGCAAGACGGTTATTATCATGGAGCTAATCAGGAATATTGCAACTGAGCATGGTGGATACTCAGTGTTTGCCGGTGTGGGTGAGAGGACAAGGGAAGGAAATGACCTCTACCTTGAGATGAGTGAATCAGGCGTTATCAGCAAGACATCTCTTGTATTCGGCCAGATGAATGAGCCGCCTGGAGCCAGACTAAGGATAGCGCTGGGCGCACTCACAATAGCAGAATACTTCAGGGATGAGATGAATCAG from Nitrospirota bacterium encodes the following:
- a CDS encoding F0F1 ATP synthase subunit alpha, producing MALRPEEVSSIIQMELEKFQTELHMESVGTVLQVGDGIARIYGLEDAMAGELVEFPGGVMGMLFNLEEDNVGAILFGEDEMIKEGDTVKRTGNIARVPVGDAMIGRVVDALGKPIDDKGPIVTSKFRSIEGKAPNVVQRQPVKEPVQTGLKAIDGMIPIGRGQRELIIGDRQTGKTAVLLDTIINQKGTGVICIYVAVGQKASNVAGVVETLSKHGAMDYTIVVSATADNAASLQYIAPYTGCAIGEEFMYTGRHVVVMYDDLSKHAQAYRQLSLLLRRPPGREAYPGDVFYLHSRLLERAAKLRDDLGGGSLTALPVIETQAGDVSAYIPTNVISITDGQIYLEPDLFYAGVKPAINVGLSVSRVGGNAQTKAMKKVAGSLRLNLAQYRALAAFAQFSSDLDKATQDQLTRGERMVEILKQDQYVPLPLSKQVMIIYVGTKGFLDDIPAQDVRAFEAEFHSFMEKEYPDVAHEIEKTKVLSDDICKKIDSAVEKLKARWKK
- the atpG gene encoding ATP synthase F1 subunit gamma, with protein sequence MLTIRQIRRKIVAAQKTKQITRTMQMVAASRVKRAEARLQQAKPYANKLEELLLRLSSTGQFSHPFFETRDVKNIALVIITGDRGLCGSYNANIIMKAESFLRSQDKNVKLFLIGKKGYDYFRKRNWEILDKVTNISGKLDFKRVEDITNQLIGYYLSGTVDEIHLLYTSFRSLMSYKATIDKFLKIENPGIKDSNKSVQYIFEPDVNGIFEKLLPKYVTTKIYISLAQSFTSENASRMMAMKLATDNANEMIDKLTLMRNKARQAAITKEITEIVTSAEALK
- the atpD gene encoding F0F1 ATP synthase subunit beta, translating into MNYGTIVQVIGPTVDVRFAQEGLPPILNALKIEDKEKGINLTVEVAQHVGNDIVRCIAMSSTDGLVRGMKVLDTGAPISVPVDEQTLGRIFNLLGETIDEKGPVAHPEKRWPIHRPSPAFEEQVPVASVLETGIKVIDLLAPYAKGGKIGLFGGAGVGKTVIIMELIRNIATEHGGYSVFAGVGERTREGNDLYLEMSESGVISKTSLVFGQMNEPPGARLRIALGALTIAEYFRDEMNQDVLLFIDNIFRFVQAGSEVSALLGRMPSAVGYQPSLGTEMGELQERITSTKKGSITSVQAIYVPADDITDPAPATTFTHLDATTVLSRQIAELGIYPAVDPLDSTSRIMDPRILGDEHYNIARSIQKILQRYKDLQDIIAILGMDELSEEDKLTVNRARKMQKYLSQPFFVAEAFTGTPGKYVKLADTIKGFKMIIDGQLDNIPEQAFYMVGAIEEVFEKAEKLKAGV
- the atpH gene encoding ATP synthase F1 subunit delta — its product is MKKGIISERYASALLNIAKKRGAIEQVFDNLVFVKQMLSQNAPLKIFLESPHITQEDKMAFIKKAFGESLSDTAMTFLMLLVKKYRLKFLREIIDEYERLYDIEKSVQKTDVITAYPIDDVAAGKLRTAIERAMNKSVKMCFIVDPRILGGVIIRTPNLIIDGSIRRKLTDISYSLASLKV
- the atpF gene encoding F0F1 ATP synthase subunit B, which gives rise to MNLEIQQILTQAIGFLVLLFILKKIAWKPLLSLLDERREKISSEFSTIERTKSELSRLEQDYKARLSEIDAQARQKIQEAISEGQRISMELQEKAREESKDILNKAKENIDLEIAKARVELRNQVATLAIKAAEKVIKEEMTEERQKRLVTEFIDEAGQLR